Proteins from a genomic interval of Chelonoidis abingdonii isolate Lonesome George chromosome 7, CheloAbing_2.0, whole genome shotgun sequence:
- the SRSF11 gene encoding serine/arginine-rich splicing factor 11 isoform X2 gives MSTVDPKLNHVAAGLVSPSLKSDTSSKEIEEAMKRVREAQSLISAAIEPDKKDEKRRHSRSRSRSRRRRTPSTSRHRRSRSRSRRRSHSKSRSRRRSKSPRRRRSHSRERGRRSRSASKTKDKKKEEKEKKRSKTPPKSYSTTRRSRSTSRERRRRRSRSGTRSPKKPRSPKRKLSRSPSPRRHKKEKKKDKDKERSRDERERSTSKKKKSKDKEKDRERKSESDKDVKVTRDYDEEEQGYDSEKEKKEEKKVADSASPKIKESPVDKGSGDSARESKVNGDDHHEEDMDMSD, from the exons ATGAGCACAGTGGATCCAAA GTTGAACCATGTAGCTGCAGGTCTTGTCTCACCAAGTCTGAAATCGGATACCTCCAGTAAAGAAATAGAAGAAGCTATGAAAAGAGTAAGAGAAGCACAATCACTGATTTCTGCAGCCATAGAGCCAG ATAAAAAAGATGAAAAACGAAGGCATTCAAGATCACGATCACGATCAAGAAGAAGGAGAACTCCTTCTACTTCTAGGCACAG ACGATCAAGAAGCAGATCAAGGAGGAGGTCACATTCAAAGTCAAGAAGCAGGCGGCGATCTAAAAGTCCAAGAAGGAGGAGATCTCATTCCAGAGAGAGAGGTAGAAGGTCTAGGAGTGCATCCAAAACCAA GGAtaaaaagaaggaagagaaagaaaagaaacgtTCTAAAACTCCACCAAAAAGCTACAGCACAACTAGACGATCTAGAAGCACAAGCAG AGAACGACGGCGCAGAAGAAGCAGGAGTGGAACACGGTCACCTAAAAAGCCCAGGTCCCCTAAAAGAAAGCTGTCTCGGTCCCCATCTCCAAGAAG acataaaaaggaaaagaagaaggaTAAAGacaaagagagaagcagagatgAGAGAGAGCGATCAACgagcaagaagaagaaaagcaaagacAAAGAGAAGGATCGGGAAAGAAAATCCGAGAGTGACAAAGACGTAAAA GTCACAAGGGATTATGATGAAGAAGAACAAGGATATGACAgcgagaaagagaaaaaggaagaaaagaaggtaGCAGATTCTGCTTCCCCCAAAATAAAGGAATCACCAGTGGATAAGGGAAGTGGAGATTCAGCAAGAGAATCCAAAGTAAATGGGGATGATCATCATGAAGAAGACATGGATATGAGTGACTGA
- the SRSF11 gene encoding serine/arginine-rich splicing factor 11 isoform X1, whose protein sequence is MSTVDPKLNHVAAGLVSPSLKSDTSSKEIEEAMKRVREAQSLISAAIEPDKKDEKRRHSRSRSRSRRRRTPSTSRHRRSRSRSRRRSHSKSRSRRRSKSPRRRRSHSRERGRRSRSASKTKDKKKEEKEKKRSKTPPKSYSTTRRSRSTSRERRRRRSRSGTRSPKKPRSPKRKLSRSPSPRRHKKEKKKDKDKERSRDERERSTSKKKKSKDKEKDRERKSESDKDVKQVTRDYDEEEQGYDSEKEKKEEKKVADSASPKIKESPVDKGSGDSARESKVNGDDHHEEDMDMSD, encoded by the exons ATGAGCACAGTGGATCCAAA GTTGAACCATGTAGCTGCAGGTCTTGTCTCACCAAGTCTGAAATCGGATACCTCCAGTAAAGAAATAGAAGAAGCTATGAAAAGAGTAAGAGAAGCACAATCACTGATTTCTGCAGCCATAGAGCCAG ATAAAAAAGATGAAAAACGAAGGCATTCAAGATCACGATCACGATCAAGAAGAAGGAGAACTCCTTCTACTTCTAGGCACAG ACGATCAAGAAGCAGATCAAGGAGGAGGTCACATTCAAAGTCAAGAAGCAGGCGGCGATCTAAAAGTCCAAGAAGGAGGAGATCTCATTCCAGAGAGAGAGGTAGAAGGTCTAGGAGTGCATCCAAAACCAA GGAtaaaaagaaggaagagaaagaaaagaaacgtTCTAAAACTCCACCAAAAAGCTACAGCACAACTAGACGATCTAGAAGCACAAGCAG AGAACGACGGCGCAGAAGAAGCAGGAGTGGAACACGGTCACCTAAAAAGCCCAGGTCCCCTAAAAGAAAGCTGTCTCGGTCCCCATCTCCAAGAAG acataaaaaggaaaagaagaaggaTAAAGacaaagagagaagcagagatgAGAGAGAGCGATCAACgagcaagaagaagaaaagcaaagacAAAGAGAAGGATCGGGAAAGAAAATCCGAGAGTGACAAAGACGTAAAA CAGGTCACAAGGGATTATGATGAAGAAGAACAAGGATATGACAgcgagaaagagaaaaaggaagaaaagaaggtaGCAGATTCTGCTTCCCCCAAAATAAAGGAATCACCAGTGGATAAGGGAAGTGGAGATTCAGCAAGAGAATCCAAAGTAAATGGGGATGATCATCATGAAGAAGACATGGATATGAGTGACTGA